One window from the genome of Carcharodon carcharias isolate sCarCar2 chromosome 9, sCarCar2.pri, whole genome shotgun sequence encodes:
- the guca1b gene encoding guanylyl cyclase-activating protein 2: protein MGQAVSNENKGEIGVAELQDLYKKFVTECPSGTLFFHEFKHFFGVLDNEEAAEYIGNMFRAFDKNGDNTIDFLEYVAALNLVLRGNLEHKLKWTFKVYDKDGNGCIDKTELLEIVESIYRLKKACCQESEDGAPLLTPEEVVDRIFQLVDENGDGHLSLDEFIDGARRDKWVMKMLQMDVNPGNWMTDQRCKSALF, encoded by the exons ATGGGGCAGGCGGTGAGTAATGAAAATAAAGGGGAAATCGGTGTTGCTGAGCTACAAGATTTGTACAAGAAGTTTGTGACTGAATGTCCCAGTGGAACCCTTTTCTTTCATGAATTCAAACATTTTTTTGGAGTTTTAGACAACGAAGAAGCAGCTGAATACATAGGGAACATGTTTCGGGCATTTGATAAgaatggg GACAACACCATCGATTTTTTGGAATATGTTGCGGCACTCAATCTGGTTCTAAGAGGTAATCTGGAGCACAAACTGAAATGGACTTTCAAAGTTTATGATAAAGATGGAAACGGATGCATCGATAAAACAGAGCTGCTGGAGATTGTGGAG TctatttacagattaaagaaggCTTGCTGTCAAGAATCAGAAGATGGGGCTCCTCTCTTGACTCCAGAAGAAGTTGTAGATAGAATATTTCAGTTAGTGGATGAAAATGGAGATG GTCACCTGTCCTTGGATGAATTTATTGATGGAGCGCGGAGAGACAAGTGGGTAATGAAAATGCTGCAGATGGATGTGAATCCAGGCAACTGGATGACTGATCAGAGATGCAAAAGCGCTTTATTTTAA